One Micromonospora sp. WMMD1120 genomic region harbors:
- a CDS encoding helix-turn-helix domain-containing protein, which produces MGSVELLPVGRRVAYWRGRRRLSQQVFADRLGKSKSWVDKVERGVRSLDRLSTLQEIARVLRIDTAALVGQDVVPVPAMGRGDGVERIRAALSRYEIPFGRPAGNPVLPVDRLLGDVGYAWTTFQHARYPQVVNLMPGLLTNAQRTCAHDQRSGRVALVEAYRLTAALLVKLGDAELAWLAVDRAMLVATDDRELVAAAAVQLGQVLRALGRTREAGSVMRAAASRSAPPMIESGTPAELSLCGTLLIHAGLAAAQDGNESAADELIDEAAGMAERVGDGYDHHRTGFGPTAVDLARAAVTVEFGDACAAIAWHEKAIARSGWRWLPTEHRAAHLLDIARAYLHAGDVGNAARMVTEVERTAPAEISCRPVARDVVAEVARDPRAPTTIAQLAVRLGMG; this is translated from the coding sequence TTGGGCAGCGTTGAGCTGTTGCCGGTGGGGCGGCGGGTGGCGTACTGGCGGGGTCGGCGGCGGCTGTCGCAGCAGGTGTTCGCCGACCGGCTCGGCAAGTCGAAAAGTTGGGTCGACAAGGTCGAGCGGGGTGTGCGGTCGCTGGACAGGCTGTCGACGCTTCAGGAGATCGCCCGCGTGCTCCGCATCGACACCGCCGCCCTCGTCGGCCAGGACGTCGTGCCGGTTCCGGCAATGGGTCGCGGCGACGGCGTCGAGCGGATCAGGGCCGCGCTGTCCCGCTACGAGATCCCGTTCGGCAGGCCGGCAGGCAATCCGGTATTGCCGGTGGACCGATTGCTGGGCGACGTGGGGTACGCGTGGACGACGTTTCAGCACGCCCGCTACCCACAGGTGGTCAACCTGATGCCGGGCCTGCTCACCAACGCGCAGCGCACCTGTGCCCACGATCAGCGCTCGGGTCGCGTGGCGCTGGTCGAGGCGTACCGGCTCACCGCTGCTCTGCTGGTCAAGCTCGGTGATGCCGAGCTGGCCTGGCTGGCCGTGGATCGGGCGATGCTGGTCGCCACGGATGATCGGGAGCTGGTGGCCGCCGCAGCGGTCCAGCTCGGCCAGGTGTTGCGCGCACTCGGTCGCACGCGGGAGGCGGGGTCGGTGATGCGCGCCGCCGCGTCCCGGAGCGCTCCGCCCATGATCGAGTCCGGCACGCCTGCGGAACTGTCCCTGTGCGGGACCCTGCTCATCCACGCCGGCCTGGCGGCGGCGCAGGACGGGAACGAGTCCGCCGCCGACGAGCTGATCGACGAGGCCGCCGGCATGGCGGAGCGTGTTGGCGATGGGTACGACCATCACCGCACCGGTTTCGGTCCCACCGCCGTCGACCTGGCCCGCGCCGCTGTGACCGTCGAATTCGGTGACGCTTGTGCGGCGATCGCCTGGCATGAGAAGGCCATCGCGCGCTCCGGCTGGCGATGGCTACCCACCGAGCACCGCGCCGCGCATTTGCTGGACATTGCCCGCGCCTACCTGCACGCCGGAGACGTGGGCAACGCCGCCCGTATGGTGACCGAGGTCGAGCGCACCGCACCGGCTGAGATCAGCTGTCGGCCTGTCGCCCGGGACGTCGTCGCCGAGGTTGCCCGTGACCCGCGCGCCCCGACCACGATCGCTCAGCTCGCCGTCCGGCTCGGGATGGGCTGA
- a CDS encoding XRE family transcriptional regulator encodes MAAPNTALRAVRTGMRMSQDDFARALQAAGHRVGEPNDANKRLVQRWESGAIAAPRPVYARALEVVTGLPISLLGFVAVPDGHVTDDEHGGHDLTSPVSSLATPTPTAKPATAHRSYEGVWLSRYQYYSSGRDDSFAGQHFVVLLQHGDRLTARSLPGSAASSLSLDLTVDGAVVTGTWVEQTDPAGYYRGARYHGAIQLLAEPTGRRMAGKWVGFGKDMDVNTGPWELVFQDASTSKATLDRYNTSAT; translated from the coding sequence ATGGCCGCCCCCAACACCGCCCTCCGCGCCGTCCGCACCGGCATGCGCATGTCTCAGGACGACTTCGCTCGCGCCCTCCAGGCCGCCGGCCACCGCGTCGGCGAGCCCAATGACGCCAACAAGAGACTCGTGCAGCGATGGGAGTCCGGCGCGATCGCCGCGCCGCGTCCCGTCTACGCCCGCGCGCTGGAGGTCGTCACCGGCCTACCCATCTCACTGCTGGGCTTCGTCGCGGTTCCTGACGGTCATGTCACTGACGACGAACACGGGGGCCATGACCTGACCTCGCCCGTCTCCAGCCTGGCCACGCCGACACCAACGGCCAAGCCGGCCACGGCCCACCGGTCGTACGAGGGTGTGTGGCTCAGCCGCTACCAGTACTACTCCAGTGGCCGGGACGACTCTTTCGCCGGGCAACACTTCGTGGTTCTGCTTCAGCACGGCGATCGTCTGACCGCGCGCAGCCTGCCCGGCTCAGCGGCGTCATCTCTCTCACTGGACCTGACGGTGGACGGTGCCGTCGTCACCGGCACCTGGGTGGAGCAGACCGATCCAGCCGGTTACTACCGGGGCGCCCGGTACCACGGTGCGATCCAACTCCTCGCCGAGCCGACGGGTCGACGGATGGCCGGAAAGTGGGTTGGTTTCGGCAAGGACATGGACGTCAACACCGGCCCGTGGGAACTCGTCTTTCAGGACGCCTCGACGTCCAAGGCGACGCTCGACCGCTACAACACGTCCGCGACGTAG
- a CDS encoding GrpB family protein, whose product MAQYPQEVVHRFHAPPEQADGGLVGEAPKSWQSISIQDYDPAWTARYAATNALLNEVLGELILHSEHVGSTSVPGLAAKPIIDIDLLLEDTADESRYVPALEGVGYRLVLRQPWWHGHRMLVGPAEDINLHVWPQDAPEPIRHRLFRDWLRSHPEDRELYAATKRRLARETAHRADDYSLAKNDVIDRILARIFAAASV is encoded by the coding sequence TTGGCTCAGTACCCGCAGGAGGTCGTACACCGCTTTCATGCACCGCCTGAGCAGGCAGATGGCGGCTTGGTGGGGGAAGCCCCGAAAAGCTGGCAGTCGATCAGCATCCAGGATTACGACCCGGCGTGGACTGCTCGATACGCTGCCACCAACGCCCTGCTGAATGAGGTCTTGGGCGAGCTGATCCTGCACAGCGAACACGTGGGATCCACATCGGTGCCGGGCCTGGCGGCCAAGCCCATCATCGACATCGACCTCCTCCTCGAAGACACGGCGGACGAGTCCCGCTACGTCCCCGCCCTTGAAGGAGTCGGCTACCGACTGGTTCTCCGCCAGCCGTGGTGGCACGGGCACCGGATGTTGGTTGGCCCCGCGGAGGACATCAATCTTCACGTTTGGCCGCAGGACGCGCCCGAACCGATCAGGCACAGGCTCTTCCGCGACTGGCTGCGCTCGCATCCAGAAGACCGAGAGCTCTACGCCGCGACCAAGCGGCGCCTGGCGCGGGAGACGGCCCACCGAGCCGATGACTACAGCCTGGCGAAGAACGACGTCATCGACCGGATCCTTGCCCGCATCTTCGCGGCAGCCAGCGTCTAG
- a CDS encoding alpha/beta hydrolase — MTDAAHHHRNDRIEHRDIVVHEVPGYRPLTLDLVVPVAAPRPVPVLVWIHGGAWLYGSPKQPPDWLMAADPFTAAIRAGFAVASAQYRLSGEAPFPAQLDDVRAAVRWLRRQGDTVGVDRERIGVWGESAGGHLAALVALTGNDQDDSAVQAAVCWYAPSNLLTMQSQAHPAGTIDHDAADSPESLLIGAPLTENPGLGRAASPITYVTAQAPPMLLIHGDEDLVVPVGQSEEFAAALTGAGVDVELSVVRGADHCFGGVPLEPLIRDTLAFFNRTLAA; from the coding sequence ATGACCGATGCGGCGCACCACCACCGGAACGACCGGATCGAACACCGCGACATCGTCGTACACGAGGTCCCCGGCTACCGCCCCCTGACACTGGACCTCGTCGTGCCGGTGGCAGCACCCCGACCGGTGCCGGTCCTCGTGTGGATCCACGGCGGCGCGTGGCTGTACGGCTCGCCCAAGCAGCCGCCGGACTGGCTGATGGCGGCGGACCCGTTCACCGCCGCGATCCGCGCCGGGTTCGCGGTCGCCTCCGCGCAGTACCGGCTCAGCGGCGAGGCGCCGTTCCCCGCGCAGCTCGACGACGTCAGGGCGGCGGTGCGCTGGTTGCGTCGGCAGGGTGACACGGTCGGCGTGGACCGGGAGCGGATCGGGGTGTGGGGCGAGTCGGCCGGCGGTCACCTGGCCGCCCTGGTCGCGCTGACGGGCAACGACCAGGACGACAGCGCTGTCCAGGCGGCCGTCTGCTGGTACGCGCCGTCGAACCTGCTGACCATGCAGTCGCAGGCCCATCCGGCCGGGACGATCGACCACGACGCGGCGGACTCGCCGGAGTCCCTGCTGATCGGTGCTCCGCTGACCGAGAACCCGGGGCTGGGTCGGGCGGCCAGTCCGATCACCTACGTCACCGCCCAGGCCCCACCCATGCTGCTGATCCACGGCGATGAGGACCTTGTCGTGCCGGTGGGGCAGAGCGAGGAGTTCGCCGCGGCGCTGACCGGGGCGGGAGTCGATGTCGAGTTGTCGGTGGTGCGGGGGGCCGACCACTGCTTCGGCGGAGTGCCGTTGGAGCCGCTGATCCGCGACACTCTGGCGTTCTTCAACCGGACCCTGGCTGCCTAG
- a CDS encoding helix-turn-helix transcriptional regulator yields the protein MANEDAAALAAVGPRLRALRQQRAITLTQLADLTGISVSTLSRLESGSRRPTLELLLPLARAYQVALDELVDAPATGDPRVRPTPIVRHGITFLPLTRRPGGLQAFKQIFPPDPTAGERTPQTHEGYEWLYVLSGRLRLLLGDRDLTLHPGEVAEFDTRIPHLILNPGPGAAEALSLFGPQGERLHVRARPVGSTREQ from the coding sequence ATGGCAAACGAGGACGCCGCCGCGCTGGCGGCAGTCGGCCCCCGACTGCGTGCCCTGCGGCAGCAACGCGCGATCACGCTGACCCAGCTCGCCGACCTGACCGGCATCTCGGTGAGCACCCTGTCCCGGCTCGAATCCGGCAGTCGCCGACCCACGCTGGAGCTGCTGCTCCCGCTGGCCCGCGCCTACCAGGTGGCGCTCGACGAGCTGGTCGACGCCCCGGCCACCGGCGACCCCCGGGTCCGCCCCACCCCGATCGTCCGGCACGGCATCACGTTCCTGCCGCTGACCCGCCGTCCGGGTGGATTGCAGGCGTTCAAGCAGATCTTTCCGCCGGACCCGACCGCCGGGGAGCGAACCCCGCAGACCCATGAGGGGTACGAGTGGCTCTACGTGCTCTCCGGCCGGCTGCGCCTGCTGCTCGGTGACCGTGACCTGACGCTCCACCCGGGCGAGGTGGCCGAGTTCGACACCCGGATACCGCACCTCATCCTCAACCCCGGCCCCGGCGCCGCCGAGGCACTCAGCCTGTTCGGGCCGCAGGGGGAGCGGCTGCACGTGCGCGCCCGACCGGTCGGGTCCACACGTGAGCAGTGA
- a CDS encoding bifunctional NAD(P)/FAD-dependent oxidoreductase/class I SAM-dependent methyltransferase — protein MDETYDVVVVGGGAAGLSGALALSRARRSVLVVDSGEPRNAPADRVHNYLGREGTPPGDLLAAGRAEVAQYGGQLHTGRVNLAAREDEGFRLTLDGGESVRARRLLVTTGLTDELPDVPGLAQRWGRDVLHCPYCHGWEVRDRRIGVLATGPLAVHQAEMWRQWSPNVLLLLHDAPAPDEEAAERLAARGIAVVPGPVAAVEVTDDALTGVRLADGRVVALDAVVVATRLTARADLLVGLGLAPEEVTMGEHVIGAQIPADATGATAVPGVWVAGNVADLRGQVITSAAAGLNAAAAINGDLIAEDTRVAVRAYRQTIATMFEEPAWEERYRSRQSVWSGRPNPQLVAEVADLTPGRALDVGSGEGGDAVWLATRGWRVTAVDISATALERAAAHADDAGVRDRIEFTHADLRDKPPAEEAYDLVSAQFMHLPPAPRRELFARLAAAVAPGGVLLIVGHHPSDLWTSARRMHLPTMMYTADEVAADLDPTRWEVLAAEARPRTATDPDGGDITIHDAVLLARRR, from the coding sequence GTGGACGAGACATACGACGTGGTGGTGGTGGGCGGCGGCGCCGCGGGGCTCAGCGGCGCGCTTGCGCTGTCCCGGGCCCGCCGGTCGGTGCTGGTGGTCGACTCCGGCGAGCCGCGCAACGCGCCGGCCGACCGGGTGCACAACTATCTGGGCCGGGAGGGGACCCCGCCGGGTGACCTGCTCGCCGCCGGACGTGCCGAGGTGGCGCAGTACGGCGGGCAGTTGCACACCGGGCGGGTGAACCTCGCGGCCCGGGAGGACGAGGGTTTCCGGCTCACCCTCGACGGCGGCGAGTCGGTGCGGGCCCGGCGCCTGTTGGTGACCACCGGGCTGACCGACGAGCTGCCCGACGTTCCCGGGCTGGCCCAGCGGTGGGGCCGCGACGTGCTGCACTGCCCGTACTGCCACGGCTGGGAGGTCCGGGACCGGCGCATCGGCGTCCTGGCGACCGGGCCGCTGGCCGTACACCAGGCGGAGATGTGGCGGCAGTGGAGCCCGAACGTGCTGCTCCTGCTGCACGACGCCCCCGCGCCGGACGAGGAGGCCGCCGAGCGGCTCGCCGCCCGGGGCATCGCCGTGGTGCCCGGTCCGGTCGCCGCCGTCGAGGTCACCGACGACGCCCTGACCGGGGTACGGCTCGCCGACGGCCGGGTGGTGGCGCTGGACGCGGTGGTCGTGGCGACGCGCCTGACCGCCCGCGCCGACCTGCTCGTCGGGTTGGGTCTGGCCCCGGAGGAGGTGACCATGGGCGAGCACGTGATCGGCGCGCAGATCCCCGCCGACGCGACCGGCGCGACGGCGGTGCCGGGCGTCTGGGTGGCGGGCAACGTGGCCGATCTCCGCGGGCAGGTGATCACGTCGGCCGCGGCCGGCCTGAACGCCGCAGCGGCGATCAACGGCGACCTCATCGCGGAGGACACCCGTGTCGCCGTGCGGGCGTACCGGCAGACGATCGCCACGATGTTCGAGGAGCCGGCGTGGGAGGAGCGCTACCGGTCCCGGCAGTCGGTGTGGAGCGGCCGGCCGAACCCGCAACTGGTCGCCGAGGTCGCGGACCTGACCCCGGGGCGCGCGCTGGACGTGGGCAGCGGCGAGGGCGGCGACGCGGTGTGGCTGGCCACCCGCGGCTGGCGGGTGACCGCGGTGGACATCTCCGCCACCGCGCTGGAGCGGGCCGCCGCGCACGCCGACGATGCCGGTGTCCGCGACCGCATCGAGTTCACGCACGCCGACCTGCGCGACAAGCCGCCCGCCGAGGAGGCGTACGACCTGGTGTCCGCGCAGTTCATGCACCTGCCGCCGGCGCCGCGGCGGGAGTTGTTCGCCCGGCTGGCGGCGGCGGTGGCACCGGGTGGCGTCCTGCTGATCGTCGGGCACCACCCGTCGGACCTGTGGACCTCGGCGCGCCGGATGCACCTACCGACCATGATGTACACCGCCGATGAGGTGGCCGCCGACCTGGACCCGACCCGCTGGGAGGTGCTGGCCGCCGAGGCCCGCCCGCGCACCGCCACCGACCCCGACGGCGGGGACATCACCATCCACGACGCGGTCCTGCTGGCGCGCCGCCGCTAG
- a CDS encoding FAD-dependent oxidoreductase translates to MTDRPEEFDLLVVGGGKAGKTLGMDVARSGRRVAMVERGMIGGSCINVACIPTKALVTSARAARQLRDASTLGVVVRDARVDVDLLRAHKQDVVEGMVAANRQQFLDSGLHLVIGEARFVGPRTVRVTLANGGERLLRGTDVVINTGTRPRLPSVPGMTEAGVLTSDTLLRLDRLPGRLVVLGGGTVGVEFAQMFAFFGSAVTLVEGGPRLLTREDPDISDAVLRVFLDDGIDVRVGVSVARVDRDADGTVRVTLDDGSLVTGDDVLVAAGRDPVTDGLDLDAAGVRLDDRGFVRVDEHLRTTAERTWAAGDVAGSPQFTHVSLDDYRIIRANLAGGQRSTADRLIPYTVFTTPELARVGLTETEARRAGYDVQVAHLPVAAIPRARTLRQTTGRWKAVVDAGTDRILGAALLGPEAGEVITSVQMAMLAGMPWTALRDAVITHPTMTEGLNLLFASLESRPVR, encoded by the coding sequence GTGACCGACCGGCCGGAGGAGTTCGACCTGCTGGTCGTGGGCGGCGGCAAGGCCGGCAAGACGCTCGGCATGGACGTCGCCCGGTCCGGGCGACGGGTGGCCATGGTCGAACGCGGCATGATCGGCGGTAGCTGCATCAACGTCGCGTGTATCCCGACGAAGGCACTGGTGACCAGCGCCCGGGCGGCCCGCCAGCTGCGCGACGCCTCGACGCTCGGGGTGGTGGTGCGGGACGCCCGCGTCGACGTGGACCTGTTGCGCGCGCACAAGCAGGACGTGGTCGAGGGGATGGTGGCCGCCAACCGGCAGCAGTTCCTCGACTCCGGTCTGCACCTGGTGATCGGCGAGGCCCGGTTCGTGGGTCCCCGCACCGTACGGGTGACGCTCGCCAACGGCGGTGAGCGGCTGCTGCGCGGCACCGACGTGGTGATCAACACCGGCACCCGCCCACGGTTGCCGTCGGTGCCCGGGATGACCGAGGCCGGGGTGCTCACCAGCGACACGCTCCTGCGGCTGGACCGGCTGCCCGGTCGGCTGGTGGTGCTGGGCGGCGGCACGGTCGGGGTGGAGTTCGCGCAGATGTTCGCGTTCTTCGGCAGCGCGGTGACCCTTGTCGAGGGCGGCCCGCGACTGCTCACCCGGGAGGACCCCGACATCAGCGACGCGGTGCTGCGGGTCTTCCTCGACGACGGCATCGACGTCCGGGTGGGCGTCTCGGTCGCGCGCGTCGACCGCGACGCCGACGGAACGGTCCGGGTCACGCTCGACGACGGCAGCCTGGTGACCGGTGACGACGTGCTGGTGGCGGCCGGCCGGGACCCGGTCACCGACGGGCTGGACCTGGACGCGGCCGGCGTACGGCTGGACGACAGGGGGTTCGTGCGGGTCGACGAGCACCTGCGCACCACCGCCGAGCGGACCTGGGCGGCCGGAGACGTCGCCGGCAGCCCGCAGTTCACGCACGTCTCGCTGGACGACTACCGGATCATCCGGGCGAACCTCGCGGGAGGACAGCGCAGCACCGCCGACCGGCTGATCCCGTACACCGTCTTCACCACCCCGGAGCTGGCCCGGGTCGGTCTCACCGAGACCGAGGCGCGCCGGGCCGGGTACGACGTCCAGGTCGCCCACCTGCCGGTGGCCGCGATCCCCCGGGCGCGCACCCTGCGGCAGACCACCGGCAGGTGGAAGGCGGTCGTGGACGCCGGCACCGACCGCATCCTCGGCGCGGCGCTGCTCGGCCCGGAGGCCGGTGAGGTGATCACCTCGGTGCAGATGGCGATGCTCGCCGGCATGCCGTGGACCGCGCTGCGCGACGCGGTCATCACCCACCCGACCATGACCGAGGGCCTCAACCTGCTGTTCGCCTCGCTGGAGTCCCGCCCGGTCCGCTGA
- a CDS encoding helix-turn-helix transcriptional regulator, protein MRDLGETLRQHRRAAGLSLRRLAELTAYDFGYLGQIERGDRPATAAVVVAYDRALSAGGALETAFQTRHEGDRDVRRRSVLQAMGTLAAAPTTDRLVDWEALRHGLGTAVGVGVDEWAEIVTDYGRGYYRHPRDQLMAQLGRDLRLLQLQIATDADRRSLLLRAAARLSVVVALSLNACGQVVLAGRWRASARRAADESGDAETRVLTGAWDVVNGCYDGRSPAAVIARADQLLPLANGKPSAATCGLLAGRAQALSLAGRHTEAVASVRALADKVDALSASVTADVESLWAWPEHRLRHTESWVYAHAGQRRAAEAAQQRALELYPPSQQRLRAQVRLHQAAALCRDGHIPEGLHLAADLLDQLPADQHNELVRAVARQVVAAVPPIERYRAVYGELVERVRE, encoded by the coding sequence ATGCGAGATCTCGGAGAAACACTCAGGCAGCACCGCAGGGCCGCCGGCCTGTCGCTACGGAGACTCGCCGAGTTGACGGCGTACGACTTCGGCTACCTCGGACAGATCGAACGCGGCGACCGCCCCGCCACCGCCGCGGTGGTGGTCGCCTACGACCGGGCGCTGTCCGCCGGCGGTGCACTGGAGACGGCATTCCAGACCAGGCATGAAGGCGACAGGGACGTGCGCAGACGGTCCGTGCTCCAGGCGATGGGTACGCTCGCCGCGGCGCCCACTACCGATCGGCTCGTGGATTGGGAGGCACTGCGGCACGGGCTCGGCACCGCCGTCGGTGTCGGCGTCGACGAGTGGGCCGAGATAGTTACGGACTACGGACGTGGCTACTACCGTCACCCGCGCGATCAACTCATGGCCCAACTCGGACGGGATCTGCGTCTGCTGCAGCTCCAGATCGCCACCGACGCCGACCGTCGTTCCCTGTTGCTTCGTGCCGCCGCCCGCCTGTCAGTGGTGGTAGCGCTGAGCCTGAACGCGTGCGGTCAGGTCGTGCTGGCCGGCAGGTGGCGGGCGAGCGCACGGCGGGCCGCCGACGAGTCCGGCGACGCGGAGACACGGGTGCTCACCGGCGCGTGGGACGTGGTCAACGGTTGCTACGACGGTCGATCACCGGCGGCGGTGATAGCGCGCGCTGACCAACTGTTGCCGCTGGCCAACGGCAAACCCTCGGCAGCGACGTGTGGGCTGCTGGCAGGCCGAGCGCAGGCACTGTCGCTCGCCGGCCGGCACACCGAGGCGGTGGCGTCGGTGCGCGCTTTGGCGGACAAGGTGGACGCTCTGTCCGCCTCGGTCACCGCTGATGTGGAGTCGCTGTGGGCCTGGCCAGAGCACCGGCTGCGGCATACGGAGTCATGGGTTTACGCGCACGCCGGGCAGCGGCGGGCCGCCGAGGCCGCACAGCAGCGCGCCCTCGAGCTGTACCCGCCATCGCAGCAGCGGTTACGCGCACAGGTGCGGCTACACCAGGCTGCGGCGTTGTGTCGTGATGGGCACATCCCCGAGGGATTGCACCTCGCTGCTGACCTGCTCGACCAGCTACCCGCCGACCAACATAACGAGCTCGTGCGGGCGGTCGCCCGGCAGGTCGTCGCCGCCGTACCTCCCATCGAGCGATACCGCGCGGTCTACGGTGAGCTGGTGGAACGTGTACGCGAATAG
- a CDS encoding GNAT family N-acetyltransferase, with the protein MEVFYTVSHGHDAASFFDPLVDLYARVYVEPPYEEHSDQFSRFRDRLPDEADRPGFTLVTATVDSTLAGAAYGWTMPAGDWWSRADGDPPIEIRAAVKLAVMEWIVHPHRRGAGVGAGLMRRLLADRSERYATLASDPRSSARQVYARNGWRQVGTSVLPWGPPMDLLVLDLRPERAR; encoded by the coding sequence ATGGAGGTGTTCTACACCGTCAGCCACGGCCACGACGCGGCCAGCTTCTTCGATCCGTTGGTCGACCTCTACGCACGTGTCTACGTCGAACCGCCGTACGAGGAGCACAGCGACCAATTCTCACGCTTCCGGGACCGCCTGCCCGACGAGGCTGATCGACCCGGGTTCACCCTCGTCACCGCGACAGTGGACTCGACCCTGGCAGGTGCCGCTTACGGATGGACGATGCCGGCCGGTGACTGGTGGTCCCGGGCGGACGGCGACCCGCCGATCGAAATCCGTGCGGCGGTCAAGCTGGCCGTGATGGAGTGGATCGTCCATCCGCATCGGCGCGGCGCGGGAGTCGGCGCGGGACTGATGCGCCGGCTGCTCGCCGATCGATCGGAACGGTACGCCACGCTCGCCTCGGACCCCCGATCCTCCGCGCGGCAGGTGTATGCCCGGAACGGGTGGCGACAGGTCGGCACGTCAGTCCTCCCGTGGGGTCCGCCCATGGACCTCCTCGTCCTCGACCTCCGGCCGGAACGGGCCCGCTGA
- a CDS encoding nucleotidyltransferase domain-containing protein gives MDRDLQRYLDDLVTTARDVLGDDLVGAYAAGSVGLGAYQPGRSDVDVALVSAGPLTGDTKRALVARLRHEALPCPARGLELVAYDRAVAASGTPEPGFEVELNTGAAMPFRRTLDPAGRPAADGLFWYGLDRSILHQSGLSLLGPPAGEVFADLAPADLRRLLVEALTWWLALPTPPGDQPAPGAEDAVLGACRSLVRHRDGVWLAKVAAGQRLLDAGERTDVVRRAVAARHGGPPPSGAEARAFQRRVRDEIAG, from the coding sequence GTGGATCGTGATCTCCAGCGTTACCTCGACGACCTGGTCACCACCGCCCGGGACGTGCTCGGCGACGACCTGGTCGGCGCGTACGCGGCCGGCTCGGTGGGGCTCGGCGCGTACCAGCCCGGCCGCAGCGACGTGGACGTGGCACTGGTCAGCGCCGGGCCGCTCACCGGGGACACCAAGAGGGCGCTGGTGGCGCGGCTGCGACACGAGGCGCTGCCCTGCCCGGCGCGGGGCCTGGAGCTGGTCGCCTACGACCGGGCCGTCGCCGCCTCCGGCACCCCGGAGCCCGGCTTCGAGGTGGAGCTGAACACCGGGGCCGCGATGCCGTTCCGGCGCACCCTCGACCCCGCCGGGCGACCCGCCGCCGACGGCCTCTTCTGGTACGGGCTGGACCGCAGCATCCTGCACCAGAGCGGGCTGTCGCTGCTCGGCCCCCCGGCCGGGGAGGTCTTCGCCGACCTCGCCCCGGCCGACCTGCGCCGGCTGCTCGTCGAGGCGCTGACCTGGTGGCTGGCCCTGCCGACCCCGCCGGGCGACCAGCCCGCCCCCGGCGCCGAGGACGCGGTGCTCGGCGCCTGCCGGTCCCTGGTCCGGCACCGCGACGGCGTGTGGCTCGCGAAGGTGGCGGCCGGCCAGCGGCTGCTCGACGCGGGCGAGCGGACCGACGTGGTCCGTCGGGCGGTCGCCGCGCGGCACGGCGGGCCACCGCCGAGCGGGGCCGAGGCCCGCGCCTTCCAGCGACGGGTACGCGACGAGATCGCCGGCTAG